Proteins encoded together in one Bombiscardovia nodaiensis window:
- the luxS gene encoding S-ribosylhomocysteine lyase, translated as MAEKPLVESFQLDHTKVKAPYVRLIDEEKGPNGDIISNYDLRLVQPNENAIPTAGLHTIEHTIAVLLRERIPGYIDCSPFGCRTGFHLLAWGRHSTQDIAKALKESLEFIANEATWEDVPGTEITSCGNYRDHSLFSAKQWSHDIVEAGISSDPYERKVV; from the coding sequence ATGGCAGAAAAACCGTTAGTTGAGAGTTTTCAGCTGGATCACACCAAGGTCAAGGCACCCTATGTGCGCTTGATTGACGAGGAGAAGGGCCCTAACGGGGACATCATCTCCAACTACGACCTGCGCCTGGTTCAGCCCAACGAAAACGCGATTCCCACAGCGGGATTGCACACCATTGAGCACACGATTGCCGTACTCCTGCGCGAGCGCATCCCCGGCTACATCGACTGCTCGCCCTTCGGCTGCCGCACGGGCTTCCACCTGCTGGCCTGGGGCCGCCACTCCACGCAGGATATTGCCAAGGCGCTCAAGGAGTCCCTGGAGTTCATCGCCAACGAAGCCACCTGGGAGGACGTGCCCGGCACCGAAATCACCTCCTGCGGCAACTACCGCGACCACTCGCTCTTCTCGGCCAAGCAGTGGAGCCACGACATTGTGGAAGCCGGTATCTCCTCCGACCCCTACGAGCGCAAAGTCGTCTGA
- the cysE gene encoding histone acetyltransferase — protein sequence MQGLNPGQRWIRHAKLTDIAAIEALFDRARQVMAEAGNPRQWGDKYPFPEMIEADIRQGHTYLLVDDAAQEAQAPSTSPELPQLDERQGEHERIIGVFSLFDGIDPTYVDIDGSWLDDDPYMTIHRMAASGLGKRAAADMLAWCMSQYRNVRVDTGPKNYAMQHILEAQGFTFCGSIGVHDDRDPLMESTRVAYQRHDR from the coding sequence TTGCAGGGTTTGAACCCAGGACAGCGCTGGATCCGTCACGCGAAGCTGACAGACATTGCGGCCATTGAAGCACTGTTTGACAGGGCCCGCCAGGTGATGGCCGAGGCCGGAAACCCCCGGCAGTGGGGAGACAAATATCCCTTCCCCGAGATGATTGAGGCTGACATCCGCCAGGGCCACACCTACTTGTTGGTCGACGATGCAGCCCAAGAAGCGCAGGCGCCGAGCACGAGTCCTGAGCTCCCGCAGCTGGACGAGCGGCAGGGGGAGCACGAGCGCATTATTGGCGTATTCTCCCTCTTTGACGGCATTGACCCCACCTACGTAGATATTGACGGCTCCTGGCTGGACGACGACCCCTACATGACCATCCACCGGATGGCGGCTTCGGGCTTGGGCAAGCGGGCCGCCGCCGACATGCTGGCCTGGTGCATGAGCCAGTACCGCAATGTGCGCGTGGATACTGGCCCCAAAAACTACGCCATGCAGCACATCTTGGAAGCCCAGGGCTTCACCTTCTGCGGCTCCATCGGAGTTCACGATGACCGCGACCCGCTGATGGAGTCCACGCGCGTGGCCTACCAGCGGCACGATCGCTGA
- the alr gene encoding alanine racemase yields the protein MSNGPREHNGSMSLNAAPSWDFSSDTGYQNYQRALGAYPGQVIVDLAALKSNMQELVRVVAASGSGAQVMGVIKADAYGHGLIPSALAALAGGARWLGSAQPREALALRRAGIGVDRCRILAWMYNAQSAPLDELMANDIDISVGSLADLAQVVKAADSLGRRARVHVEAETGFGRGGFTADTFDQTLKALQEAAAHGSIDLVGLWSHLAVADMPGVSEFVESTQAQIDSFEEFSERMRQAGLEPRVRHLANTAATLTRPQIHYDLTRPGIGLYGYEPDPSMGQPSTYHLQPAMTLQAQLGTVKNLPAGHGISYGRTYVTEHPTSTVIMPLGYADGIHRSASGFDQAGATGQKHLGGPVRLMTAQGPKLVRVAGRVCMDQCVLDVKGLASDMGVQEGDTVVLFGPGRGEEFAEPTADDWARPAGTISYEIFVCLRNRIPRLYLHAPQTLPAEDLALLDPNCVL from the coding sequence ATGTCAAACGGCCCGCGGGAGCACAATGGCAGCATGAGTTTGAACGCTGCCCCCAGCTGGGATTTTTCGTCGGATACAGGCTACCAGAATTATCAGCGCGCCTTGGGCGCCTACCCCGGGCAAGTTATCGTAGACCTGGCGGCGCTCAAATCCAACATGCAGGAGCTGGTGAGGGTGGTCGCTGCCTCGGGTTCGGGCGCGCAGGTGATGGGCGTCATTAAGGCCGATGCTTACGGGCACGGCCTGATTCCTTCGGCGCTCGCAGCCCTGGCTGGCGGCGCTCGCTGGCTGGGTTCCGCTCAACCGCGTGAGGCCCTGGCCCTGCGTCGCGCTGGCATTGGAGTTGACCGCTGCCGGATTCTGGCCTGGATGTACAACGCTCAATCGGCGCCCCTGGATGAGTTGATGGCCAACGATATCGACATCTCGGTAGGCTCCCTGGCCGACCTTGCCCAGGTGGTGAAGGCCGCCGACAGCCTGGGCCGCCGCGCTCGTGTGCATGTGGAAGCAGAGACGGGCTTCGGCCGGGGCGGTTTCACGGCGGACACCTTCGACCAGACGCTTAAAGCCTTGCAGGAGGCAGCAGCTCATGGTTCGATAGACCTGGTGGGCCTGTGGAGCCACCTGGCTGTGGCGGACATGCCAGGGGTGAGTGAGTTCGTTGAGTCGACGCAGGCGCAGATTGACTCCTTTGAAGAGTTCAGCGAACGTATGCGGCAGGCAGGCTTGGAGCCGCGCGTCCGTCACCTGGCGAATACGGCAGCTACCCTGACCCGCCCGCAGATTCACTACGATTTGACCCGCCCAGGCATCGGTTTGTACGGCTACGAGCCCGACCCCTCCATGGGCCAGCCTTCCACCTACCACCTGCAGCCAGCTATGACCCTGCAAGCGCAGCTGGGCACCGTAAAGAACCTGCCAGCCGGCCACGGCATCTCCTATGGGCGGACTTATGTGACCGAACACCCCACTTCTACGGTCATCATGCCTTTAGGCTATGCGGACGGTATTCATCGCTCGGCTTCGGGCTTTGACCAAGCCGGTGCGACCGGCCAGAAGCACTTGGGCGGCCCGGTGCGGCTGATGACCGCGCAAGGGCCCAAGCTGGTGCGCGTGGCGGGCCGGGTCTGCATGGACCAGTGTGTGCTGGACGTAAAAGGGCTGGCGTCCGACATGGGTGTGCAAGAGGGGGACACGGTTGTGCTCTTCGGACCGGGCCGGGGCGAGGAGTTTGCTGAGCCCACGGCCGATGACTGGGCGCGCCCGGCGGGGACCATCAGCTACGAAATTTTCGTCTGCCTGCGCAACCGTATCCCCAGGCTTTACCTGCACGCGCCTCAGACTCTGCCAGCCGAGGATTTGGCTCTGCTCGACCCCAATTGCGTGCTCTAA
- a CDS encoding organic hydroperoxide resistance protein, whose amino-acid sequence MTTYTGNEPSSISYTAVANITGGRNGHADSHEPDLSLDLDTPVAMGGKGQGTNPEQLFAIGWGACFQGAMGLAGKELRVAATKLAQSKVRTHISLGDQGESFGVKAKIEVYLPGVDRELAQKLVDRTQELCPYSKATAGNVPTEVVVVDSLD is encoded by the coding sequence ATGACAACATATACAGGAAATGAACCGAGCAGTATTTCATATACTGCCGTAGCAAATATTACCGGTGGCCGCAACGGTCACGCCGACTCCCACGAGCCCGACCTTTCGCTGGACTTGGACACGCCAGTCGCCATGGGTGGCAAGGGCCAGGGCACCAACCCCGAGCAGCTCTTCGCCATTGGCTGGGGCGCTTGCTTCCAGGGCGCTATGGGCCTGGCTGGCAAGGAGCTGCGCGTGGCTGCCACTAAGCTCGCCCAGAGCAAGGTGCGCACGCATATTTCCCTGGGCGACCAGGGCGAATCCTTCGGCGTCAAGGCCAAGATTGAGGTCTATTTGCCGGGCGTGGACCGCGAGCTCGCCCAGAAGCTGGTGGACCGCACCCAAGAGCTCTGCCCTTATTCCAAGGCTACAGCAGGCAATGTGCCCACTGAAGTTGTGGTGGTCGATTCGCTCGACTGA
- a CDS encoding hypothetical protein (frameshifted, insertion/deletion at around 771076), with the protein MMTTPDGEQVLSAEGYQEADEERWAPEPPKSQSRTAFERDRARLVHSSALRRLGAKTQILVAGSDDFARTRLTHTLEVAQIGRQIGVMLGCDPDVVDCACLAHDLGHPPFGHNGERALAEIASSIGGFEGNAQTMRLLTRLEPKVFFPDGRSAGVNLTRAGLDAAVKYPWTLAEARQHPKGERSLKYCVYPDDEEVFHWLKEGAPANTTPMECQVMDLSDDIAYSVHDVEDAIVGGSFNPLALADPVLWTRWCARPGPGTATSGIPTCCWQLWSVSSPFCPCISAVRGRLSPSSRI; encoded by the coding sequence ATGATGACCACACCAGATGGCGAACAGGTCTTGAGTGCGGAGGGCTACCAGGAGGCTGACGAGGAGCGTTGGGCTCCTGAACCCCCCAAGTCCCAGTCCCGCACTGCTTTCGAGCGTGACCGTGCCCGCCTAGTGCATTCCTCGGCCCTGCGCCGTTTGGGCGCTAAGACGCAGATTTTGGTGGCAGGCTCCGACGACTTTGCCCGCACCCGCCTGACCCACACGCTGGAAGTGGCGCAAATTGGCCGACAGATAGGCGTGATGCTGGGCTGCGACCCGGATGTAGTGGACTGCGCTTGCCTGGCGCACGACCTGGGCCACCCGCCCTTTGGTCACAACGGTGAGCGGGCTCTGGCTGAGATTGCCTCCTCGATTGGCGGTTTTGAGGGCAACGCGCAGACCATGCGCCTCCTGACCCGCTTAGAGCCTAAAGTCTTCTTCCCCGACGGTCGTTCGGCTGGCGTGAACTTAACCAGGGCTGGGCTCGACGCAGCCGTCAAATACCCCTGGACTCTAGCGGAAGCCAGGCAGCACCCCAAGGGGGAGCGCAGCCTCAAATACTGCGTCTACCCGGACGATGAGGAAGTCTTCCACTGGCTCAAGGAGGGTGCGCCTGCCAACACCACGCCCATGGAGTGCCAGGTGATGGACCTCTCCGACGACATCGCCTACTCGGTGCACGACGTGGAAGATGCCATTGTCGGCGGTTCTTTTAATCCGCTGGCCCTGGCTGACCCCGTATTATGGACGCGGTGGTGCGCTCGGCCCGGTCCTGGTACGGCGACCAGTGGGATCCCGACTTGCTGCTGGCAGCTCTGGAGCGTCTCAAGCCCCTTCTGCCCCTGCATTTCAGCGGTTCGCGGCAGGCTCTCGCCCTCCTCAAGAATCTGA
- a CDS encoding hypothetical protein (frameshifted, insertion/deletion at around 771079), producing MLLAALERLKPLLPLHFSGSRQALALLKNLTSALIGRFADSVERATREHYGSGPLTRYSASVIIPEETSYEIVALKGISVYFVMAPREHQPFHDEQLRIITDLVDVLMEHSPRPSDVLENSFLEDWAHASNDNERLRVAVDQVASLTDGSAMALHSLVCA from the coding sequence TTGCTGCTGGCAGCTCTGGAGCGTCTCAAGCCCCTTCTGCCCCTGCATTTCAGCGGTTCGCGGCAGGCTCTCGCCCTCCTCAAGAATCTGACTAGTGCCTTGATTGGCCGTTTTGCAGACTCGGTCGAGCGGGCCACGCGCGAGCACTACGGCAGTGGCCCCCTGACCCGGTATTCGGCTTCGGTGATTATCCCTGAGGAAACTTCTTACGAGATTGTGGCCCTCAAGGGCATTTCGGTCTATTTTGTGATGGCCCCGCGTGAGCACCAGCCCTTCCACGACGAGCAGCTCAGGATTATTACCGACCTAGTAGACGTGCTTATGGAGCACTCGCCCCGTCCTTCAGATGTGCTGGAAAATTCCTTCTTGGAGGACTGGGCGCACGCGTCCAACGATAACGAGCGTCTGAGGGTGGCGGTCGATCAGGTAGCTAGCTTGACCGACGGCTCGGCCATGGCCTTGCACTCGCTGGTCTGCGCCTGA
- a CDS encoding hypothetical protein (frameshifted, insertion/deletion at around 772189) produces MDMQGMIKKEDIEKVRSTADLYDIVSATVTLKASGSGTYMGLCPFHDEKTPSFSVRPALGAWHCFGCGLGGDVFDYVEKTENVEFGDAIELLADKYHIELHYDNARPSNRQGSRRSRLLEVNEEAQRYFVSQIMTKEALAARKLLGGRNFSQADCAHFGCGYAPGVGIIWCATWLPRALPTRR; encoded by the coding sequence GTGGATATGCAGGGCATGATTAAAAAGGAAGACATCGAGAAGGTGCGCTCGACGGCGGACCTGTACGACATTGTCTCGGCAACCGTTACACTCAAGGCTTCCGGCTCTGGCACCTACATGGGCTTGTGCCCCTTCCACGATGAGAAAACGCCGTCCTTTTCGGTGCGTCCGGCCCTGGGCGCCTGGCACTGCTTCGGTTGCGGCCTGGGCGGCGATGTCTTTGACTATGTGGAGAAAACTGAAAACGTTGAATTCGGCGACGCGATTGAGCTCCTGGCCGACAAGTACCACATCGAGCTCCACTACGACAACGCCCGCCCCTCAAATCGGCAGGGTTCCCGGCGTTCCCGGCTCTTGGAGGTCAACGAGGAGGCCCAGCGCTACTTTGTCTCCCAAATTATGACCAAAGAGGCTCTGGCAGCTCGAAAACTCCTGGGCGGCCGCAATTTTTCTCAGGCTGACTGCGCCCACTTTGGCTGCGGCTACGCCCCCGGGGTTGGGATAATTTGGTGCGCTACTTGGCTTCCAAGGGCTTTACCCACCAGGAGATGA
- a CDS encoding hypothetical protein (frameshifted, insertion/deletion at around 772189), with protein sequence MDAGVARQGPRGVYDYFRGRATWPIRDSAGRTLGFGGRRLYEDDNIPAKYLNTPDTALYHKTQVLYGLDLAKKAIAEKRQVVIVEGYTDVMACHLAGVDTAVATCGTAFGEEHAKIIRRLISDDALGGIQLVGPAQGSRVVFTFDGDAAGQKAALHAFSLDGSFLTQTFVAVAQDNLDPCDLRIKHGDEAVRSLVEHATPLYDFVIDTAVDMFDTQYTTGQMGAVKAVAPVIAQIRDRSLVGMYTRKTARRIGVDLDVLTQEVRQARRSLQVHNEDAYAPRRHAYEPRDQRKPKGNPYEDPSLRRDLQVDDARRQGYYHIDDTIFICEQQFFGLLIQIPRAIDRTFFDQLDDSNFDTPIFRSLFQAVQAAGGLPGGDVPQGLWMHNLTKAAGPMLQSAINELAVMPLPLPESDQPAQTVGSQIGPGSQTAAGEGQTPAQSAAATQLRAATADEKQYATELLVRLLDAGYMRKIASTKRRMNRLPDGPEKFELLGQITKFESARKDLQDQIYNNAV encoded by the coding sequence ATGGATGCTGGCGTCGCCAGGCAGGGTCCGCGTGGGGTCTACGACTACTTCCGCGGCCGGGCTACCTGGCCCATCCGCGACTCGGCTGGGCGCACCCTGGGCTTCGGCGGCCGCAGGCTCTACGAGGACGACAATATCCCCGCCAAGTATTTGAACACACCCGACACGGCCCTCTACCACAAGACGCAGGTGCTCTACGGCCTGGATTTAGCGAAGAAAGCCATAGCAGAGAAACGGCAGGTGGTCATCGTTGAAGGCTACACAGATGTGATGGCCTGCCACCTGGCTGGCGTGGACACCGCTGTAGCCACCTGCGGCACGGCCTTCGGTGAGGAGCACGCCAAGATTATCCGCCGACTCATCTCGGACGACGCTCTGGGCGGCATTCAGCTGGTCGGGCCAGCCCAGGGTTCGCGCGTGGTCTTCACCTTCGATGGCGACGCGGCCGGGCAGAAAGCCGCCCTGCACGCCTTTTCGCTCGACGGCAGCTTCTTGACGCAGACCTTCGTGGCTGTGGCCCAAGACAATCTGGACCCCTGCGACCTGCGCATCAAGCACGGGGACGAGGCTGTGCGCTCGCTCGTTGAGCACGCCACCCCCTTGTACGACTTCGTGATCGATACTGCCGTGGACATGTTCGACACCCAGTACACGACTGGCCAGATGGGGGCCGTCAAGGCCGTGGCGCCGGTCATCGCGCAAATCCGCGACCGCTCCCTGGTGGGCATGTATACCCGCAAAACCGCCCGGCGCATCGGCGTGGATTTAGACGTATTGACGCAAGAGGTGCGGCAGGCCCGGCGCAGCCTGCAAGTGCACAACGAGGACGCCTACGCCCCCCGCCGCCACGCCTACGAACCCCGGGACCAGCGCAAGCCGAAGGGGAACCCCTACGAGGACCCATCCCTGCGCCGCGACCTGCAGGTGGACGATGCCCGCCGCCAGGGCTACTACCATATTGACGACACGATTTTCATCTGCGAGCAGCAGTTCTTCGGCTTGCTCATCCAGATTCCTCGTGCCATCGACCGCACGTTTTTTGACCAGCTGGACGACAGCAACTTTGATACGCCCATCTTCCGCTCCCTTTTTCAGGCCGTGCAGGCTGCTGGGGGATTGCCAGGTGGGGATGTTCCCCAGGGGCTGTGGATGCACAACCTGACTAAAGCCGCCGGTCCCATGCTCCAGTCCGCCATCAATGAGCTGGCCGTCATGCCCCTGCCCCTGCCCGAGAGCGACCAGCCTGCGCAAACAGTGGGCAGCCAGATAGGTCCTGGATCCCAGACAGCTGCAGGGGAGGGCCAGACCCCGGCTCAGAGTGCCGCGGCGACGCAACTGAGAGCTGCTACGGCCGATGAAAAGCAGTACGCCACCGAGCTCCTGGTCAGGCTCCTCGATGCGGGCTACATGCGCAAGATTGCCTCAACCAAGCGTCGGATGAACCGCCTGCCAGACGGCCCCGAAAAATTTGAGCTCCTAGGTCAAATCACCAAGTTCGAATCCGCCCGCAAGGACCTCCAAGACCAAATCTACAACAATGCGGTGTGA
- a CDS encoding haloacid dehalogenase, which translates to MASFTMASMTQQEQQTQTLPTAVFWDMDGTLIDSEPYWHASEVEVARSHGGQWSEKLGWEFSGSPVIRVAKAICERGVDVPAEQVEQEIIAGVARREQEQMPWIEGAVELLEALKKAGVPSVLVTSSPRYIAQAVVEQAPAGAFIGFTCGDDGLPMKPDPAPYLHAAKIVGVEPAQMASCVAIEDTMTGITSAAASGATTLAFTGSNPKDTSAGPQFTSFASYLGVTPQTLGRMCCGVLLATSLFTSYATNRGAA; encoded by the coding sequence ATGGCTTCCTTTACCATGGCTAGCATGACACAGCAAGAACAGCAGACGCAGACCCTACCCACCGCCGTCTTTTGGGACATGGACGGCACTTTGATTGACTCTGAGCCTTACTGGCACGCCAGCGAGGTGGAGGTGGCCCGCAGCCACGGCGGCCAGTGGAGCGAAAAGCTGGGCTGGGAGTTTTCGGGTTCGCCGGTCATCCGGGTGGCCAAGGCTATCTGTGAGCGAGGCGTAGATGTGCCCGCTGAGCAAGTCGAGCAGGAAATTATCGCCGGAGTGGCCCGCCGGGAGCAGGAGCAGATGCCTTGGATTGAGGGGGCCGTCGAGCTTTTGGAAGCCCTGAAGAAGGCTGGTGTTCCCTCGGTCCTGGTCACGTCCTCGCCGCGCTACATTGCGCAGGCCGTAGTGGAGCAGGCGCCCGCTGGAGCCTTTATTGGCTTTACCTGCGGTGACGACGGCCTGCCTATGAAGCCCGACCCCGCGCCCTACCTACACGCTGCCAAGATTGTAGGCGTAGAACCCGCTCAGATGGCCTCTTGCGTGGCCATAGAAGACACCATGACCGGCATTACCTCGGCCGCTGCCTCAGGTGCCACCACCCTAGCCTTCACCGGTTCCAACCCCAAAGACACCTCCGCAGGCCCCCAGTTCACCTCCTTCGCCTCCTACCTAGGCGTAACCCCGCAAACCCTGGGGCGTATGTGCTGCGGCGTTCTTCTGGCAACTAGTCTTTTCACTAGTTATGCCACAAACAGGGGTGCTGCGTGA
- a CDS encoding ABC transporter — protein MMNQMRADFYRQTRTLGMYLVLACTLALSILVTVYQQVGGVMVTDRSMTDLMGEIANSQWSVVTGVKALTMSASLLLYIYIALFVIVIGYEFSQKTYKNTLISGISRIQFIGAKYAVLLVDMLVLCAIYYAASILTGLTMGRSLGESWGALLADAAMMTLTIAFFMSVVLSLAIIILVATGSTIIPAIFVVVWPIAVASLAVFAHWSWLKYMDFLTVGQNVSLSIITTNELWPYIGVSLAVLAVTIAGSALIMRQKEL, from the coding sequence ATGATGAATCAGATGAGGGCCGATTTTTACCGGCAGACGCGCACGCTGGGCATGTATCTGGTGCTGGCCTGCACGCTCGCTTTGAGCATTTTGGTGACGGTCTACCAGCAGGTGGGCGGTGTGATGGTCACCGACAGAAGTATGACTGATTTGATGGGAGAAATAGCTAATTCGCAGTGGTCGGTCGTAACTGGCGTTAAAGCCTTGACCATGTCGGCCAGCCTGCTGCTCTATATCTACATAGCCTTGTTCGTGATCGTGATTGGCTACGAGTTCTCGCAAAAAACCTACAAAAATACGCTGATTTCAGGCATTTCTCGCATTCAGTTTATCGGGGCCAAGTATGCGGTGCTGCTGGTGGATATGCTGGTCCTGTGCGCCATCTACTACGCCGCGTCTATACTGACTGGCCTGACCATGGGCCGGAGCCTGGGCGAAAGCTGGGGCGCCCTGCTGGCGGACGCTGCGATGATGACGCTGACCATCGCCTTCTTCATGTCGGTAGTGCTCAGCCTGGCTATCATCATTCTCGTGGCGACCGGTTCAACGATCATACCTGCCATATTCGTAGTGGTCTGGCCCATTGCAGTGGCTTCGCTGGCGGTTTTCGCCCACTGGTCTTGGCTCAAGTACATGGACTTCTTAACCGTTGGGCAAAACGTGTCCCTCTCCATTATCACGACCAACGAGCTCTGGCCCTACATCGGCGTCTCCCTAGCCGTGCTAGCAGTCACCATCGCCGGTTCCGCCCTCATCATGCGCCAAAAGGAGTTGTGA